A genomic region of Zea mays cultivar B73 chromosome 6, Zm-B73-REFERENCE-NAM-5.0, whole genome shotgun sequence contains the following coding sequences:
- the LOC100274747 gene encoding uncharacterized protein LOC100274747, translating into MGEYHRPYRGDLRSPPSSVPDPAFTHANGYFSSSASPNSNNGYFSPVFAKNDAFPGTGAGAGGDRRIEIYTTAPPPHLPPPPGHTLALPPPPGWKEGRLGGGGGGGGAGGGRKAGGGGGGASMWCLSDPEMKRRRRVASYKAYSVEGKVKASLRRGLRWFKGKCSEIFHHGW; encoded by the coding sequence ATGGGCGAGTACCACCGTCCCTACCGGGGCGACCTCCGCTCGCCGCCGTCCTCCGTGCCGGACCCGGCCTTCACGCACGCCAACGGCTActtctcctcctccgcctccccGAACTCCAACAACGGCTACTTCTCTCCCGTCTTCGCGAAGAATGACGCTTTCCCTGGGACCGGCGCTGGCGCAGGCGGCGACCGGCGGATCGAGATCTACACCACGGCGCCTCCTCCGCACCTCCCGCCGCCACCCGGCCACACGCTGGCGCTGCCCCCGCCGCCGGGGTGGAAGGAGGGGCGACtgggtggaggtggaggcggaggcggcgCCGGCGGCGGCAGGAAAGCGGGAGGTGGTGGGGGCGGGGCCAGCATGTGGTGCCTCAGCGATCCGGAGATGAAGCGGCGGCGAAGGGTGGCGAGCTACAAGGCCTACTCGGTGGAGGGCAAGGTGAAGGCGTCGCTGCGGCGCGGCCTCCGGTGGTTCAAGGGCAAGTGCTCCGAGATCTTCCACCATGGATGGTAA